The following proteins are co-located in the Candidatus Goldiibacteriota bacterium genome:
- a CDS encoding sodium-dependent transporter gives MKKRQSWGSRLGIIMAVAGSAIGLGNFLRFPVQAASNGGGAFMIPYFAALLLVGIPLMWIEWTAGRYGGGFGHGTAPGIFHTMGNKNRFIKYFGVIGMFGPVAIFLYYCYIESWLLGFTFYSLTPQYAKALEAGLTAEFFGNYITVKSPLSPAYIFFIITFSLNFLILFFGIKNGIERVSKFLMPVLLMLGLFLTIRVLTLDSAGTKMGWSVNEGLGFMWNPDFAVLKNAKVWLAAAGQVFFTLSVGMGVIITYASYLKQEDDVALSGLTAASTNTFAEIIIGGSIVIPAAFAFFGPEKIIQVAGSGAVSLGFITMPMVLAEVPFSALFAFVWFLLLFFSGITSSISMLQPSIAFFEDEFDTSRKKAVAIIAAATFILIQPVIFLMSHGLIDELDFWGGTFALVLFGTFEAVLFSWVFGIDKAWEEIHKGAQMRISKIYKWVIKYITPSFLIVILVMWFVQDGWPVITMKNTPEADKVYVLWTRIGLVALFAALCLMVKLAWKKRREEGKE, from the coding sequence ATGAAAAAAAGGCAGTCTTGGGGATCACGGCTTGGCATTATTATGGCGGTGGCGGGTTCTGCAATAGGGCTTGGCAACTTTTTAAGGTTTCCGGTACAGGCCGCGTCTAACGGCGGCGGCGCTTTTATGATTCCTTATTTTGCAGCGCTTTTGCTTGTGGGAATTCCGCTTATGTGGATTGAATGGACGGCAGGGCGCTATGGCGGCGGTTTTGGACACGGTACAGCGCCGGGCATATTCCATACAATGGGAAACAAAAACCGTTTTATTAAATATTTCGGGGTAATAGGCATGTTTGGGCCTGTAGCTATTTTCCTTTATTACTGTTACATAGAATCATGGCTTCTGGGATTTACTTTTTATTCGCTTACCCCGCAGTACGCAAAGGCGCTTGAAGCCGGGCTTACCGCGGAATTCTTCGGCAATTACATAACCGTAAAATCGCCCTTATCGCCGGCGTACATATTTTTTATAATAACTTTTTCGCTGAATTTCCTGATTCTGTTTTTTGGGATAAAAAACGGGATAGAGCGTGTGTCAAAATTTTTAATGCCTGTTCTGCTTATGCTTGGATTATTTTTAACAATAAGAGTTCTTACCCTTGATTCCGCGGGAACTAAAATGGGATGGTCTGTCAACGAAGGCCTTGGTTTTATGTGGAATCCTGATTTTGCGGTGTTAAAAAACGCAAAGGTATGGCTTGCCGCGGCAGGGCAGGTGTTTTTTACGCTTAGCGTGGGAATGGGCGTTATTATTACGTATGCCAGTTATTTAAAGCAGGAAGATGACGTGGCGTTGTCCGGCCTTACTGCCGCTTCCACCAACACGTTTGCCGAAATAATAATAGGCGGCAGTATTGTAATACCCGCGGCTTTTGCTTTTTTCGGGCCGGAAAAAATAATACAGGTGGCGGGCAGCGGCGCCGTAAGCCTTGGTTTTATAACGATGCCCATGGTGCTGGCTGAAGTTCCGTTTTCCGCGCTTTTTGCCTTTGTATGGTTTCTGCTGCTTTTCTTTTCGGGCATCACTTCATCCATATCCATGCTTCAGCCTTCAATAGCGTTTTTTGAGGACGAGTTTGACACATCAAGAAAAAAAGCCGTGGCAATAATAGCGGCTGCCACATTTATCCTTATTCAGCCCGTAATATTTTTAATGTCCCACGGGCTTATTGACGAGCTTGATTTCTGGGGCGGGACTTTTGCCCTTGTCCTTTTTGGTACTTTTGAAGCTGTGCTTTTTTCGTGGGTATTTGGCATAGATAAAGCGTGGGAAGAAATCCACAAAGGCGCGCAGATGCGCATTTCAAAAATTTATAAATGGGTCATCAAATATATTACCCCGTCTTTCCTGATTGTAATACTTGTCATGTGGTTTGTTCAGGACGGCTGGCCGGTTATAACGATGAAAAACACCCCTGAAGCCGACAAAGTGTATGTATTGTGGACAAGGATAGGCCTTGTGGCGCTTTTTGCGGCCTTGTGCCTTATGGTAAAACTTGCGTGGAAAAAACGCAGAGAAGAGGGGAAAGAATAA
- a CDS encoding virulence RhuM family protein: MNISRIAVYKKVKKGQIKAKKAGRDYIIPSSAAEEFIVNDEEPAKYGEIHVFRPEDLKTGIEARLTKDTIWLNLNQMSVLFDRDKSVISRHIKNVFDEKELVRDSVVANFATTAADGKKYDTEYYSLDVIISVGYRVKSSAGVQFRIWATGVLKQHLVQGYTINEKRLKEASAMFAQLRTAVNLLSRSVQDETFKGLEAELISVINSFAGSLNILQGYDDMKLKAGGKKKQEYELTYEEALTQIEKAKKEYIKQKKASSLFGKGKGDKLKSLIGAVNQSFNGKDVYPTAEEKAAHLLYFAVKDHPFADGNKRIAAILFLYYLAKNNLLYKPDGSPSISNGALASLTLLTAISAPAEKDTIVKVILNVMRAG, translated from the coding sequence ATGAACATAAGCCGCATAGCGGTTTATAAGAAGGTAAAAAAAGGGCAGATAAAGGCTAAAAAAGCGGGCAGAGATTACATAATTCCGTCATCGGCGGCGGAAGAATTCATCGTAAATGATGAAGAACCGGCCAAATATGGAGAGATACATGTTTTCAGGCCGGAAGATCTTAAAACGGGCATTGAAGCCAGATTGACCAAAGATACGATATGGCTGAATCTTAACCAGATGTCTGTGCTTTTTGACCGGGATAAATCCGTAATTTCAAGGCACATTAAAAACGTATTTGACGAAAAAGAGCTTGTCAGGGATTCAGTTGTTGCAAATTTTGCAACAACTGCGGCTGATGGAAAAAAATACGATACAGAGTATTACAGCCTTGATGTTATTATTTCCGTGGGTTATAGGGTAAAATCTTCCGCCGGAGTGCAATTCAGAATATGGGCTACCGGGGTTCTTAAACAGCATCTTGTTCAGGGGTACACCATAAATGAAAAGCGGTTAAAAGAAGCATCTGCCATGTTTGCCCAACTGCGCACAGCGGTAAATCTGCTTTCCAGGTCTGTTCAGGATGAAACCTTTAAAGGCCTTGAAGCAGAACTTATATCTGTTATTAACAGTTTTGCAGGATCGCTGAACATACTTCAGGGTTATGATGATATGAAATTAAAGGCCGGCGGGAAAAAGAAACAGGAATATGAACTTACATATGAAGAAGCGTTGACACAGATAGAGAAGGCAAAAAAAGAGTACATAAAACAGAAAAAAGCGTCATCGCTTTTTGGAAAAGGCAAAGGCGACAAATTAAAAAGTTTAATAGGCGCGGTTAATCAGTCTTTTAACGGCAAAGACGTTTACCCTACAGCAGAAGAAAAAGCCGCGCATTTATTATATTTTGCCGTAAAAGACCACCCGTTCGCGGACGGCAATAAACGCATTGCCGCCATTCTGTTTCTATATTACCTTGCAAAAAACAACCTGCTTTATAAACCCGACGGCAGCCCTTCTATCAGTAACGGCGCGCTTGCCTCGCTTACGCTTTTAACCGCAATAAGCGCTCCTGCGGAAAAAGACACGATTGTGAAAGTGATATTAAATGTAATGCGGGCGGGGTAA
- a CDS encoding helix-turn-helix transcriptional regulator: MDIYKETGKRLKEIRTKSNITQERLAELSGISSNFISQIERGRNKCSLETIHKLAIALNTPVTNLINFKSSPVNSKDKYQKQIELLLKNLNDNDKNLVMEITKDVYGKLKKRK, translated from the coding sequence ATGGACATCTATAAAGAAACAGGAAAGAGATTAAAGGAAATAAGAACGAAATCAAATATTACACAGGAAAGGCTTGCCGAGTTATCGGGAATAAGTTCTAATTTTATAAGCCAGATAGAAAGAGGCAGAAATAAATGCAGCCTTGAAACCATACACAAACTTGCAATAGCCCTTAACACCCCTGTTACAAATCTTATTAACTTTAAATCCTCCCCTGTTAACAGCAAAGACAAATACCAGAAACAAATAGAACTTTTGCTTAAAAATCTGAACGACAATGACAAAAATCTTGTCATGGAAATAACAAAAGACGTCTATGGAAAACTAAAAAAACGCAAATAG